A section of the Rossellomorea marisflavi genome encodes:
- a CDS encoding zinc-finger domain-containing protein, whose protein sequence is MERKELIDKVDELSDAYCKGCLLKAHFRKEYGKTHAHRFCIEECTVGREIRRYGERLG, encoded by the coding sequence GTGGAGCGTAAAGAATTGATCGATAAGGTGGATGAGCTGTCGGATGCTTATTGCAAGGGTTGCCTTTTGAAGGCTCATTTCCGCAAGGAGTACGGCAAAACCCATGCCCACCGTTTTTGCATAGAAGAATGTACCGTAGGAAGGGAAATCCGACGCTACGGAGAAAGATTGGGATAA
- a CDS encoding HD domain-containing protein, translating into MEEMCRTYGLDPGGHDWHHLERVRRLALYIAKEDHMGDRDVIEWAAILHDVADEKLNPTPGEGTRKLEEWLRQLPVTTVTLETIREVIHAMGFKGGSVDDPVLPEAMVLRDADRLDAMGAIGISRVFAYGGWKGQPIHLPDLPVREQMTNDEYRNGPSTSINHFHEKLFKLKDRMLTPTGKRLAEERHAVMKDFIRQFTIEWNGPQ; encoded by the coding sequence ATGGAAGAGATGTGCCGGACGTATGGTCTCGACCCTGGTGGTCATGACTGGCATCATCTGGAGCGCGTGAGAAGGCTCGCTTTATACATAGCAAAGGAAGACCATATGGGAGATCGAGACGTCATAGAGTGGGCGGCGATCCTCCACGACGTAGCCGACGAAAAGCTAAATCCGACACCGGGTGAAGGAACTAGGAAGCTTGAGGAGTGGCTCCGTCAATTGCCTGTTACAACAGTAACATTGGAGACGATCCGGGAAGTGATACACGCCATGGGGTTCAAAGGCGGTAGCGTCGATGATCCCGTATTACCTGAAGCAATGGTACTCAGGGATGCAGACCGTCTCGACGCCATGGGTGCGATCGGCATTTCAAGGGTTTTCGCCTATGGCGGATGGAAAGGCCAACCGATCCATCTTCCCGACCTTCCCGTCAGGGAGCAGATGACGAACGATGAATATAGGAATGGTCCTTCCACAAGCATCAATCATTTCCATGAAAAACTGTTCAAGTTGAAAGACCGAATGCTGACACCGACGGGAAAACGCCTCGCAGAAGAGCGCCATGCAGTCATGAAAGACTTCATCAGGCAATTCACTATAGAATGGAATGGTCCACAATGA
- a CDS encoding formate--tetrahydrofolate ligase: MTTTKQVKSDITIAQEAELHPILDIASSIGLAEDEVELYGRFKGKITFDAIEKRKGASEGKVILVTSINPTPAGEGKSTVTVGLGDALTHLGKQSIIAMREPSLGPTMGIKGGAAGGGYAQVVPMEDINLHFTGDIHAITSANNALAALLDNHIHQGNELGIDPRRIVWKRALDMNDRALRHTVIGLGGAVQGVPREEGFDITVASEIMAVLCLSNSLDELKDRLAGMVIAYGYDRKPVYVRDLGVEGALTLLLKDALKPNLVQTIEHTPALVHGGPFANIAHGCNSVMATRTAMKLGDYVVTESGFGADLGAEKFLNIKSRAAGIAPSAVVLVATVRALKMHGGVNKMELATENTQALEVGLANLEKHMETLEAFEVPYVVAINRFITDSETEITLLKKWCEDRGVSVALTDVWANGGEGGLELAEKVLSEIEMNKKVLKPIYELTDSISEKIEKIAMTVYGAEGVDFSPKAFKQIEQFESEGWGGLPVCMAKTQYSLSDDPVKLGRPSGFRITIRELKPKIGAGFIVALTGDVMTMPGLPKSPAANQMDVASDGRAIGLF; encoded by the coding sequence ATGACAACAACGAAACAAGTGAAATCTGATATTACCATTGCACAGGAAGCCGAGCTGCATCCGATCCTGGACATCGCTTCATCCATCGGTCTTGCAGAGGATGAAGTCGAGCTATACGGCAGGTTCAAAGGCAAAATCACCTTTGATGCGATTGAAAAACGCAAGGGGGCGTCTGAAGGAAAGGTGATTTTGGTCACATCCATCAATCCGACCCCTGCGGGTGAGGGGAAATCCACGGTGACAGTAGGACTTGGGGATGCCCTGACCCATCTGGGGAAACAGTCCATCATCGCCATGAGGGAGCCTTCACTCGGCCCCACGATGGGGATCAAAGGCGGGGCAGCTGGAGGTGGATATGCTCAGGTCGTCCCGATGGAAGACATCAATCTACATTTCACCGGTGACATCCATGCCATCACATCTGCCAATAATGCCCTTGCCGCACTCCTCGATAATCATATCCATCAGGGAAACGAGCTAGGGATCGACCCACGGAGAATTGTATGGAAGCGTGCGCTTGATATGAATGACCGGGCCCTGCGGCATACGGTCATCGGTCTCGGAGGAGCAGTTCAAGGTGTACCGCGTGAAGAAGGTTTTGATATAACGGTGGCTTCCGAAATCATGGCCGTCCTGTGTCTGTCAAACAGCCTGGATGAACTAAAGGACAGGCTTGCCGGCATGGTCATCGCCTATGGATATGACCGTAAGCCCGTCTACGTCAGAGACCTTGGGGTAGAGGGTGCTCTTACCCTCCTGTTGAAGGATGCCCTTAAACCCAATCTCGTACAGACCATCGAACACACTCCTGCGCTGGTGCATGGCGGTCCTTTCGCCAATATCGCCCATGGGTGCAATAGTGTCATGGCCACGCGTACAGCCATGAAGCTCGGCGACTATGTTGTGACGGAATCGGGCTTCGGAGCGGATCTCGGTGCCGAGAAGTTCCTGAATATCAAGAGCAGGGCGGCAGGCATTGCCCCTTCCGCCGTTGTATTGGTGGCCACCGTACGCGCCCTGAAGATGCACGGAGGGGTCAATAAGATGGAACTGGCAACGGAAAATACACAGGCACTAGAAGTGGGTCTGGCCAATCTTGAGAAGCATATGGAAACCCTCGAGGCATTCGAGGTACCTTATGTAGTGGCCATCAACCGGTTCATCACCGATAGTGAAACAGAAATCACCTTGTTGAAGAAGTGGTGTGAAGACCGTGGTGTGTCTGTTGCCCTTACCGATGTTTGGGCCAACGGCGGCGAAGGGGGACTGGAGCTTGCCGAGAAAGTCCTATCAGAAATCGAGATGAACAAAAAAGTCTTGAAGCCAATCTACGAGCTGACCGATTCAATTTCCGAAAAGATCGAAAAAATTGCCATGACGGTCTATGGTGCCGAGGGAGTCGACTTTTCCCCGAAGGCATTTAAACAGATCGAGCAATTCGAATCAGAAGGATGGGGTGGCCTTCCTGTATGCATGGCGAAGACCCAATACTCACTGTCTGATGACCCTGTTAAACTGGGCCGCCCATCGGGATTCAGGATTACGATCAGGGAATTGAAACCAAAGATCGGTGCTGGATTCATCGTCGCACTTACCGGTGATGTCATGACCATGCCTGGCCTGCCGAAATCACCGGCAGCCAATCAAATGGACGTGGCTTCGGATGGCAGGGCTATCGGCCTGTTTTAA
- the mntR gene encoding transcriptional regulator MntR yields MPTPSMEDYIEQIYLLIENKGYARVSDIAEALSVHPSSVTKMVQKLDKDDYLVYEKYRGLVLTPKGNKVGKRLVYRHELLEQFLTVIGVKDEHIYEDVEGIEHHLSWDSIDRIGDLVQYFEEDKKRVEELRFIQNRSE; encoded by the coding sequence ATGCCTACACCAAGCATGGAAGATTATATAGAACAAATTTATTTGCTGATTGAGAATAAAGGATATGCAAGAGTATCGGATATTGCAGAGGCATTGTCCGTCCATCCCTCCTCAGTAACCAAAATGGTGCAGAAGCTAGATAAGGATGACTACCTCGTTTATGAGAAATACCGTGGGCTCGTTCTGACTCCCAAAGGGAATAAAGTTGGAAAACGTTTAGTGTATAGACATGAACTGCTGGAGCAATTCCTGACCGTCATCGGCGTGAAGGATGAACATATCTATGAAGACGTGGAGGGGATCGAACATCACCTCAGCTGGGATTCCATCGACCGGATCGGAGACCTTGTACAGTATTTTGAAGAAGACAAAAAGCGGGTGGAAGAGCTCCGCTTCATACAAAATCGAAGTGAATAA
- a CDS encoding DUF3892 domain-containing protein, which yields MEQIVAVQRNEAGGIINFETSSGRIISYRKAVMEANEGTLQFPPDGDAESDDQFDQYPSIF from the coding sequence ATGGAACAGATCGTCGCAGTACAGCGGAATGAAGCAGGTGGGATCATCAACTTCGAGACCTCATCCGGTCGCATCATTTCATACAGGAAGGCCGTCATGGAGGCGAATGAAGGCACACTCCAGTTCCCACCCGACGGTGACGCAGAATCGGATGACCAGTTCGATCAGTATCCTTCCATCTTTTAA
- a CDS encoding metal ABC transporter solute-binding protein, Zn/Mn family: MKGRFMIATVMAVVFMMGGCAQESGTKESGKVRVTATIGQIGDAVKEIGGDRVEVQTLMGPGVDPHLYKAKQSDIGKLQEADLIFYSGLHLEGKMLEVLQKVNETKPAYAISESIPKERLRADEANAAAVDPHVWFDIDLWKIAVGEVRDGLIKEDPTHEQEYRKNTEAYYDSLDELKRYAEEKIGSIPPEQRVLVTAHDAFHYFGDAYDMEVMGLQGLSTDAEYGLGDVQGLVETLAEREIKAVFVESSISEKSITAVMEGVRKKGKDIDLGGELYSDAIGKEGTETGTYVGMYKHNVDTIVKALK, from the coding sequence ATGAAAGGGAGATTCATGATCGCCACGGTGATGGCAGTTGTCTTCATGATGGGGGGCTGCGCTCAGGAGAGTGGGACAAAAGAGAGCGGGAAGGTGAGGGTGACGGCGACGATCGGGCAGATCGGGGATGCCGTCAAGGAGATCGGTGGAGACCGTGTGGAGGTACAAACGCTGATGGGACCTGGAGTCGATCCCCATCTCTACAAAGCGAAGCAGTCTGATATCGGAAAGCTTCAAGAAGCAGACCTTATCTTCTATAGCGGACTTCATCTTGAGGGGAAGATGCTCGAAGTACTTCAGAAGGTGAACGAAACGAAGCCCGCTTATGCGATTTCCGAAAGCATTCCAAAAGAACGCCTTCGTGCAGATGAGGCCAATGCTGCGGCTGTGGATCCGCATGTATGGTTCGATATCGACCTCTGGAAGATTGCTGTTGGTGAGGTAAGGGATGGATTGATCAAGGAGGATCCCACCCATGAGCAGGAATATAGAAAAAATACAGAAGCCTATTACGACAGTCTGGATGAATTGAAGAGATATGCTGAAGAGAAAATAGGCTCGATCCCCCCTGAGCAGCGCGTCTTGGTGACGGCACATGATGCTTTCCACTATTTCGGTGATGCGTATGACATGGAAGTAATGGGACTTCAGGGCTTGAGTACGGATGCTGAGTATGGATTGGGGGACGTCCAGGGGCTTGTTGAGACTCTTGCGGAAAGGGAGATCAAGGCCGTTTTCGTCGAATCAAGCATTTCGGAGAAATCGATCACAGCCGTGATGGAAGGCGTAAGGAAAAAGGGGAAAGACATCGACCTCGGCGGTGAGCTGTACTCCGATGCCATAGGGAAAGAAGGCACGGAAACAGGAACCTATGTAGGGATGTATAAACATAATGTCGATACAATCGTGAAAGCTTTGAAATAG
- the cspD gene encoding cold-shock protein CspD, which produces MQNGKVKWFNNEKGFGFIEVEGGDDVFVHFSAIQGDGFKSLEEGQDVSFDIVEGNRGPQAANVVKL; this is translated from the coding sequence ATGCAAAACGGTAAAGTAAAATGGTTCAACAACGAAAAAGGTTTCGGTTTCATCGAAGTTGAAGGTGGAGACGACGTATTCGTACACTTCTCTGCTATTCAAGGTGACGGCTTCAAGTCTCTTGAAGAAGGTCAAGACGTTTCTTTCGATATCGTTGAAGGAAATCGCGGACCACAAGCAGCAAACGTTGTAAAATTATAA
- a CDS encoding DegV family protein: MKVAWVTDSTAFVGNGMEDVHVVPMHISFGDREYLDGVDLTLEGLYEKLEEERVAGKTSQPSIGTFVSLYEKLAKDHDVIFSVHVSSHFSGTYASAVQAADMMKEVFPAIYCVDSKILSYPLTDLIRYGQALDREGVSHEEIKTRLEERAEQSRTFVMVGSLEQLHRSGRMSGLSFFLGSMLHIKPLLTIRDGKLSVDQRVRNHRKGLALMKQRLSAAKVREAFILYGLNREEADHWMEELKGEFPGIHFSPYPLAAVIGIHAGSDTLGISWFDDIGSGKA, translated from the coding sequence ATGAAAGTGGCCTGGGTGACAGACAGTACAGCATTTGTGGGGAATGGAATGGAAGATGTACATGTGGTTCCCATGCATATCAGCTTCGGGGATCGTGAATATTTGGATGGAGTCGACCTGACGCTGGAAGGGTTATACGAGAAGCTTGAGGAGGAACGGGTGGCCGGTAAGACGTCCCAGCCGTCCATCGGTACATTTGTCTCTTTGTATGAGAAATTGGCAAAAGATCATGATGTCATCTTCTCCGTACATGTTTCCTCCCACTTCAGCGGCACGTATGCTTCGGCTGTCCAGGCGGCGGACATGATGAAAGAGGTTTTCCCAGCCATCTACTGCGTGGATTCCAAGATCCTTTCCTATCCCCTGACGGATCTGATCCGTTATGGGCAGGCCCTTGACCGGGAGGGGGTCTCGCATGAAGAGATCAAAACCCGCCTTGAAGAAAGGGCCGAACAGTCAAGGACGTTTGTGATGGTGGGAAGTCTTGAACAGCTTCATAGGAGCGGAAGAATGAGCGGGCTCAGTTTTTTTCTTGGGAGCATGCTTCACATCAAACCGCTCCTTACCATCCGTGACGGGAAACTCTCCGTCGATCAGCGGGTAAGGAATCACCGTAAGGGCCTTGCCCTTATGAAACAACGGCTCTCCGCTGCCAAGGTTAGGGAGGCGTTCATTCTGTATGGATTGAACAGGGAGGAAGCCGACCATTGGATGGAGGAACTGAAGGGTGAATTTCCCGGCATTCACTTCTCTCCCTATCCCCTAGCTGCCGTTATCGGAATTCATGCGGGCTCGGATACACTTGGAATCAGCTGGTTCGATGACATTGGGAGCGGTAAGGCTTGA
- a CDS encoding ABC-F family ATP-binding cassette domain-containing protein: MRMITGEHLSKTYGEKTIFNEISFSIAERERVGLIGVNGTGKSSLLKLIAGIEEGDSGEIMKPNDYRIAYLPQDPSFDPDLSVLQQIFKGEAAVMKAMRRYESALLRMESGYEDEGVQSEFMNAQKEMDTLNAWEASAEAKAILTKLGITEFSKHMGELSGGQKKRVALAGVLIETPDLLILDEPTNHLDYQSIKWLEDYLGKYNGSVLLVTHDRYFLDAVTNRIFELDGGKLFHYKGNYADFIEAKAVREENERQQSIKQNNLYRRELAWMRRGAKARSTKQKARIQRFDELEDAKGSGGRSSEMEVSIGGDRLGKQVFELKDAVKTFQGNVILNGYNRLIKPKDRIGIVGKNGSGKSTLLNILAGREELTSGELITGQTVKVAYYTQEHEELDENMRMIEYLREAGEYVTTDKGEQISVTSMLERFLFPMSTHGTLIRKLSGGEKRRLFLLRLLMGKPNVLLLDEPTNDLDTETLTVLEDYIHEFTGVVITVSHDRYFLDKTARELLIFNGQGSIDSYLGEYTEYLERSQQAAVKPQTIKKEAAPQAVQKEKKRLSYMEKREWDELEDKMADIESRIEQVNVELQGIGSDFTKAQQLMDESAKLNEQLEHLIERWSYLSEFAE, translated from the coding sequence ATGAGAATGATTACAGGGGAACACCTGTCGAAAACATATGGGGAGAAGACGATCTTCAATGAGATCTCCTTCTCCATTGCAGAAAGGGAGCGCGTCGGCCTCATCGGCGTCAATGGAACGGGTAAGTCCAGTTTGCTCAAACTGATTGCCGGTATAGAAGAAGGCGATTCTGGCGAAATCATGAAGCCGAATGATTACAGGATCGCATATCTTCCTCAAGATCCATCCTTCGATCCGGATCTGTCGGTCCTGCAGCAGATCTTTAAAGGGGAAGCCGCTGTGATGAAGGCCATGAGGAGATACGAATCGGCACTCCTACGGATGGAAAGCGGCTACGAGGATGAAGGGGTTCAATCTGAATTCATGAACGCGCAGAAAGAGATGGACACACTGAATGCGTGGGAAGCGAGTGCAGAGGCGAAAGCGATCCTGACCAAGCTTGGCATCACCGAATTCTCAAAGCATATGGGTGAATTATCGGGAGGACAGAAGAAGCGTGTCGCACTTGCCGGTGTACTTATCGAGACACCGGATCTTCTCATTTTGGACGAGCCGACGAACCATCTCGATTATCAGTCCATCAAATGGCTGGAAGATTATCTGGGCAAATACAATGGATCGGTCCTATTGGTCACCCATGACCGCTACTTCCTTGATGCGGTCACAAATCGCATCTTTGAACTGGATGGGGGGAAGCTGTTCCATTATAAGGGGAACTATGCAGACTTCATCGAAGCGAAGGCCGTCCGTGAAGAAAATGAACGTCAACAGTCGATCAAGCAGAACAACCTCTATCGCCGTGAACTTGCCTGGATGAGGAGGGGGGCGAAGGCCCGTTCCACCAAGCAAAAAGCACGCATCCAGCGCTTTGATGAGCTGGAGGATGCGAAAGGATCAGGTGGGAGAAGTTCGGAGATGGAGGTTTCCATCGGAGGTGATCGACTCGGGAAGCAGGTATTCGAGTTGAAGGATGCCGTGAAGACTTTCCAAGGGAATGTCATCCTAAATGGATACAATCGGCTCATCAAACCGAAGGACCGGATCGGGATTGTCGGGAAGAACGGCAGTGGCAAGTCCACGCTCTTGAATATCCTTGCCGGACGCGAGGAACTGACCTCCGGCGAACTCATTACGGGTCAGACCGTAAAGGTTGCTTATTATACCCAAGAGCATGAAGAACTTGATGAAAACATGAGGATGATCGAATATCTAAGGGAAGCTGGGGAGTACGTGACCACCGATAAGGGTGAACAGATTTCTGTCACATCCATGCTCGAGCGGTTCCTGTTCCCGATGAGCACCCATGGGACCCTGATACGGAAGCTTTCCGGTGGAGAGAAGAGGAGATTGTTCCTTTTGAGACTCCTCATGGGGAAACCCAATGTCCTGCTTCTGGATGAGCCTACGAATGACCTTGATACGGAAACATTGACGGTCTTAGAAGATTATATCCATGAATTTACCGGAGTGGTCATCACCGTATCACATGATCGTTATTTCCTTGACAAGACGGCAAGAGAGCTCCTGATCTTCAACGGACAGGGCAGCATCGATTCCTATTTAGGGGAATATACCGAGTACCTGGAACGATCTCAGCAGGCAGCCGTCAAACCCCAGACCATCAAGAAGGAAGCAGCTCCCCAGGCAGTCCAGAAAGAAAAAAAACGCCTGTCCTATATGGAGAAGAGGGAATGGGATGAGCTGGAAGACAAGATGGCGGACATCGAATCAAGAATCGAACAGGTCAATGTGGAACTGCAGGGGATCGGCAGTGATTTCACGAAAGCCCAGCAGCTTATGGACGAGAGTGCCAAGCTCAACGAACAGTTGGAACACCTGATTGAACGGTGGAGCTATCTGTCCGAATTCGCCGAGTAG
- a CDS encoding metal ABC transporter permease, producing the protein MEWLSILKDGNTQWVLLSTLLLGIASGVMGSFALLRKQSLIGDAVAHSALPGICLAFMIMGEKDFFGLLVGAAVTGLIAAYLIQAVTRTSKIKEDTAICLFLSVFFGLGIVLLTKVAQMPSGNQSGLDHFIFGQAASLVGKDVRLMGGTAFVLILVITVFFKEFKLITFDAQFAKGVGLPVQRLNFLFLSLLVITVIVGIQAVGVILMAALLITPAISARYWTDSLHRMVAIAGVFGGVSGVVGTIISAMGKGLSTGPFIVLTASAIFVISILFAPSKGMISKGMERRRNDRILLRRSLLKASLGGGCRISEMHVRLGTNERKVSEAIHHCMHSGWLYSDGGEIVLTEQGRLQATHILYADELRELKEMYPAEMASYDEGWLEEAAGQTPSDENLMVLIQERKDVYNRHPYMLKGVRGQ; encoded by the coding sequence ATGGAATGGTTAAGCATCTTAAAGGATGGCAATACCCAATGGGTCCTCCTGAGCACCCTCTTGCTCGGGATCGCAAGCGGGGTGATGGGGAGTTTCGCACTCCTGAGGAAACAGAGCCTTATCGGTGATGCCGTAGCCCATAGTGCGCTACCGGGCATATGTCTTGCCTTCATGATCATGGGTGAGAAGGACTTTTTTGGACTTTTGGTGGGAGCTGCTGTAACGGGACTGATTGCGGCCTACTTGATCCAAGCTGTCACACGTACGTCCAAGATCAAGGAAGATACGGCCATTTGTCTCTTCCTTTCTGTCTTTTTCGGCCTGGGGATCGTCCTCTTGACCAAGGTGGCCCAGATGCCGAGCGGGAATCAAAGTGGTCTTGATCACTTCATCTTCGGTCAGGCTGCCTCCTTGGTGGGCAAGGATGTCAGGTTGATGGGGGGGACGGCCTTCGTCTTGATCCTGGTGATCACCGTATTTTTCAAAGAGTTCAAGCTAATTACGTTCGATGCCCAGTTCGCCAAAGGGGTCGGACTGCCGGTACAGCGCCTGAACTTCTTGTTCTTGTCGCTCCTCGTCATCACTGTCATCGTCGGCATCCAGGCGGTGGGTGTGATCCTGATGGCGGCATTATTGATTACACCTGCCATCTCTGCACGCTACTGGACGGATTCCCTGCATCGGATGGTCGCAATCGCTGGTGTTTTCGGGGGTGTATCCGGTGTCGTTGGTACCATCATCAGCGCCATGGGAAAAGGGCTTTCCACAGGTCCGTTCATCGTACTGACGGCGAGTGCGATCTTTGTTATATCCATTCTGTTTGCTCCTTCAAAAGGCATGATTTCAAAGGGAATGGAACGAAGAAGGAACGATAGAATACTCCTCAGGCGGAGCCTGCTGAAAGCAAGTCTAGGCGGGGGTTGTCGGATTTCAGAGATGCACGTGCGTCTGGGCACGAATGAGCGTAAAGTGAGTGAGGCGATCCACCATTGCATGCATTCCGGATGGCTGTACAGTGATGGGGGCGAGATCGTACTGACAGAACAAGGGCGTCTCCAAGCCACCCACATCCTTTACGCGGATGAACTCCGTGAGCTGAAGGAGATGTATCCTGCCGAAATGGCATCATATGATGAAGGTTGGTTGGAAGAAGCTGCGGGGCAGACGCCCTCCGACGAGAACCTTATGGTGTTGATCCAAGAAAGAAAAGACGTATACAACCGCCATCCCTACATGCTGAAAGGAGTAAGAGGACAATGA
- a CDS encoding class I SAM-dependent methyltransferase, with protein MEEWGKTAQEKWEGNAGNWHSRSEEMWLTGSRKQILPFVEKHVPKASHIGDLGCGDGAGSHLLRQAGYEVTGMDFSNNMIDLAKRYEGDDLRFVQGDLTSMPFRDHAFNGVMAINSIEWVEDPLEALKEVERVVVPGGYIVIGLLGPTAHPRENAFPRLTGGKAVCNTMMPWELVKLSNELGWEAVDEEWVFKKGVKGDAITGLDHELKQALSFMTLFMFTSSG; from the coding sequence ATGGAAGAATGGGGAAAAACAGCACAGGAAAAATGGGAGGGAAATGCGGGAAACTGGCATTCCAGAAGCGAAGAGATGTGGCTGACGGGCAGTAGGAAACAGATTTTGCCTTTTGTGGAGAAGCATGTTCCAAAAGCTTCTCACATAGGGGACCTCGGTTGTGGTGACGGGGCCGGTTCCCATCTGTTGCGGCAAGCGGGCTACGAAGTGACAGGAATGGATTTTTCAAACAATATGATCGATCTTGCGAAGCGATACGAAGGGGATGATCTTCGTTTCGTTCAGGGTGATCTGACATCCATGCCCTTCCGTGATCATGCATTCAATGGTGTGATGGCCATCAATTCCATCGAGTGGGTGGAGGATCCACTAGAGGCACTTAAAGAGGTTGAACGGGTAGTGGTCCCTGGGGGGTATATCGTCATCGGACTGCTCGGTCCGACGGCACATCCGAGGGAGAATGCCTTTCCCCGATTGACGGGCGGGAAAGCGGTGTGCAATACGATGATGCCATGGGAGCTCGTGAAACTTTCAAACGAGCTTGGATGGGAAGCTGTGGATGAGGAATGGGTATTCAAGAAAGGTGTGAAAGGGGACGCTATCACAGGACTTGATCATGAGCTGAAGCAGGCACTCTCATTCATGACGCTGTTCATGTTTACATCATCCGGCTGA
- a CDS encoding metal ABC transporter permease yields MTYELWILLTGALVGGTCGMMGCFLILRKMAMLADAISHTVLLGLVLAFLISQSLNGGIMLVGAAVAGLFTTYLIQVLNAKGIQEDASIGVVFTTLFAIGVILISLFAQNVHLDVEHALMGEIAFIPWDTLNLPMFGEVPKSVVMLTAVLVLDLVVVLLLFKEFKLTSFDPGMAAAMGFPVLLLHYVMMTLVSVTTVSAFDSVGAILVVAMLIAPGATAYLWTDRYLRMIFLSVIIGVSDSIAGYYAAKWLDVSISGSMAVVAGLVFLLTWILSPRHGLMARFSVLRSGRG; encoded by the coding sequence ATGACATATGAGCTTTGGATCCTGCTTACAGGGGCTTTGGTCGGGGGGACCTGTGGAATGATGGGGTGTTTTCTCATCCTGAGGAAGATGGCGATGCTTGCCGATGCAATCAGCCACACGGTTCTCCTCGGCTTAGTGCTTGCCTTTTTGATCAGTCAATCTTTGAACGGCGGCATCATGCTCGTGGGGGCAGCCGTCGCCGGTCTGTTCACTACCTATTTGATACAGGTGCTGAATGCGAAAGGCATACAAGAGGATGCTTCCATCGGTGTGGTGTTCACGACCCTCTTCGCGATCGGCGTCATCCTGATTTCTTTGTTCGCACAGAACGTCCATCTGGACGTGGAGCATGCCCTCATGGGAGAGATTGCTTTCATTCCATGGGATACATTGAACCTCCCCATGTTTGGTGAAGTTCCTAAATCGGTGGTGATGCTTACAGCCGTATTGGTTCTGGATCTTGTCGTGGTCCTTCTGCTTTTCAAGGAGTTCAAACTCACATCTTTTGACCCGGGTATGGCGGCAGCCATGGGTTTTCCCGTCCTTCTGCTGCACTACGTCATGATGACCCTTGTTTCCGTTACGACCGTATCGGCATTTGACAGCGTAGGCGCGATCCTGGTGGTGGCCATGCTTATCGCACCAGGGGCTACGGCCTATTTATGGACCGACCGCTATCTGAGAATGATTTTTTTGAGTGTAATCATCGGTGTATCGGATAGCATCGCCGGGTACTATGCAGCCAAATGGTTGGATGTTTCCATATCAGGAAGCATGGCAGTTGTCGCTGGATTGGTTTTCCTTCTGACTTGGATCCTGTCACCCCGTCATGGGCTGATGGCACGATTTTCCGTTTTGAGATCTGGGAGAGGATAA
- a CDS encoding metal ABC transporter ATP-binding protein, producing the protein MTSINVHGLTVAYHRKPVLSDVTFELPKGVIIGILGPNGAGKTTLMKAILGLVQRSTGEVSVLGEPYSPKSNKVGYVPQRGTVDWDFPTDALDVVRMGRYRHTGWFRLPSKKDTVMALDCLKQVGMEGFAGRQISQLSGGQQQRVFLARALAQDTEVYFMDEPFAGVDAATEKSIIALLTELKDQGKTVLVVHHDLQTVTDYFDWTLLLNRRVIACGPTEEVFTTENLRSTYGGKLAFLDKIGSL; encoded by the coding sequence ATGACTTCAATAAACGTGCATGGTCTGACGGTGGCCTACCACCGGAAGCCGGTTTTGTCCGATGTAACATTCGAACTGCCGAAGGGAGTGATCATCGGGATATTGGGGCCAAATGGGGCAGGTAAGACAACATTGATGAAAGCGATCCTAGGTCTCGTCCAGCGCTCCACCGGAGAGGTGAGTGTCCTGGGTGAACCGTATTCCCCCAAGTCCAACAAAGTAGGATACGTACCACAGAGGGGAACGGTGGATTGGGACTTTCCGACGGATGCCCTTGATGTCGTCCGCATGGGGAGATACCGACACACCGGTTGGTTCCGCCTTCCTTCCAAAAAAGATACTGTAATGGCCCTGGATTGCCTGAAGCAAGTAGGCATGGAGGGGTTTGCTGGGAGACAGATCAGCCAGCTTTCCGGCGGACAGCAGCAAAGAGTCTTCCTAGCCCGGGCACTCGCCCAGGATACCGAAGTCTATTTTATGGATGAACCTTTTGCAGGAGTCGATGCTGCAACGGAGAAATCCATCATCGCCTTGTTGACCGAACTGAAGGATCAGGGCAAGACGGTCCTCGTGGTCCATCATGATCTTCAGACGGTTACCGACTATTTTGACTGGACCCTTTTGCTCAATCGCAGGGTAATCGCGTGCGGACCGACAGAAGAAGTCTTTACCACGGAGAATTTAAGAAGTACGTACGGCGGAAAGCTTGCCTTTTTGGATAAGATCGGGAGCCTGTGA